In the genome of Zootoca vivipara chromosome 6, rZooViv1.1, whole genome shotgun sequence, the window TTCCCAATAGAATTCCGTCTTTCTCAAAGCGGGTCTGTCTTAtcattttcttaaaatgcttCTTTGATCATTTTCCCATTTCTTTTATTATCTGAATGTTATACTTACACTCTATCTTGTAATTTGCACAAACGTAATCAAAGCATGCCCAGGTGTTGACTTGAGgacactgtttttttaaaaaagattctttATATGTTTCCCACTCTTTTTTGAATTTTTGGTTTGGCTGTCTCCTAATTGtctctgtcatttttgccaattcgagatattcaaataatttatcctgccattcctcttttgttggtattaattcttctttccatttttttaaagcaattaatattcttgctgctgttgtagcatataaGAATATTCTCCTGTTTTCATTTGGGATATTTGAGTCTAGAATGCCCAAGATGaaggcttctgttgttgttgttgttgtttctttctttttttggtctgcttgaacatttttttcagttcctcATAAATAATATCCCagaaattctatttttttttttttttgcagccccaCCATTCCTTCTGCCTGTTTACACCTCCAGCAAGTATTAGATCTTGTTTTATACATCTTGGCCAGTTTGTTGGGAGTTATATACCACCTATAGAACATCTTTCTATAAATTTTCCTTTAGTGTATAACAGGCCATAAATTTCCATTCTTtattccataatctttcccatgcTGATAGTTGGATATTTTTACCAAAATCTTTAGCCCACTTAATCATTACTTCTTTCGCCTCTTCATCTTTCACCTCCCACTCTAAAAGAAGCCTGTACATTCTGGACATTACTCTTTTCTTAATTTGTATTAATTCTTTTATCTATTTTTGATTATTCCGTTGCAAAACCCTTTTTCTTATCTATCTTAAAAACCATGTTTAGTTGATAATATTGAAGCCAGCCCGTTACgagatgttttatttctttgattcccccccccactttcagtttattatcttcttcttctaataGGTCTTTATATGTGGCCCAGtttgtttccatatttttttcttttcactgCAATGGCCTCCAGAGGGGATAGCCACCAGGGAGGTTTGGGTTCCAATAACTCTTTACTTCTCCCATACCTTATATAGTGGCTTCCTTATGACATGATTCAGAAAGCCTCTATGAATTTTAACTTTTTCATGTCCCAGATTCCTAACTTGTTTTAAACTAAATAATCTTGCAACGCATGAACAAGCCGCATACAAACATCGGCTTGCTATGGACAAAGTTAATGATATCTGGAAATCCTTCTTGCTGTATTAGGTTACGTTTAGGataagtacaataacaaccttgtaaatgcttttttattttcttttttcttatttatttatttgcatgggCGTATATTAATAATTGTTATTCTTTTCatcttatatatacagtggtacctctacttacgaataactctacttacaaatgtttctacttacgaatggagctccatccgccatcttggatgcggtttagataggattttttctacttacgaatttttagatagggttgcttcgacttacaaatttttcctcccaatgcattcctatgggattcgacttacaatttttttcgacttacaaatgggcgttcggaacgcattaaattcagaagtagaggtaccactgtatatataatattttttttcctatttttcaataaagaatattaagaagaagaagaaaaacctagCCCATCCAAGAGAAGGAAATCTCTAATCTCTGCTGCCTtgggatatatttgggagaagaacagGCTAAactgtaaaccaggggtcagcaaactttttcagtcatggtccggcccactgtccctcagaccttgtgagtgGCTGAACtacatttttgggggtgggtgggtgggatgagatgaacgaattcctgtccactatccaattaaaactatttaattaattcaacaacatTGATGAACTCGATCGAGCTTTTGAAAGTCTGATACTCATTGGCACCTACACTACATCCCTCTTGCTTCttagcaccccaccccccaggtaaTCCCACTGCCCCTTTGGCGAACCgctgggctagatgaacaaaCTAGCTTTATGGAAGGCATGCTTCAGCTGATTGCTTTGAAGAAAAGGCAGCTGTGGCAACGGAGGCTGATCCACTGGCAGGAATGGGGCCCTGCTCCACCAACCTCTGCGagtccttgcctgcctgcctctcctgccTGCTTATCaacttcctccaccaccaccttaatctcagtgttgtcCTTGTTGAACTCAGCTAAACTTGAATTCCTTGGCTCCATAGAACTGTACAATTGTAgaactgtggagctggaagggacccaacccagggacatccagtccaaccatgCAGTGCAAAAAAATCAACTTTAACAAAATCCCCTATAggcagccatccaacctccaatgaaagagagagtCCACCATTCTCTGAGGGAGTCAAGTcagttccattgtcaaacagaaTGGTTAGTAGGAAACTCTTTCATtataatttgaatccactggtttgggtgctaccacctggagcagcagaaagcaagcttagaatcatataattgtagagtgggaagggatcctGGTGGTCTTCTAGTTTAATCCCTCCTCCTGCAAGACCGGCATCTCAACCTTTGGTCgctcatccaatttgaaaccatacaggACTCTGCttaactttgcaaatgtgctggcagttttattgctgtgcCACTAGGAGGCCAGCTTGCTCCATTATCCATGTCACAGCTCTTCAGGTATTTTGAGGACAGCTCTCCTATcacctctcactctcctctttcccaggctaaacatccccaactccctcaactgttcctcatcaggcttagtttccagaccctcgatcatcTTGCTTGccatcctctgcacacattccagtttgtcaatatccttcttaagcaATAGCTCTGGTGCCACCTTTCTGATTCCCACCTTAACACTGGGTAGCAGCTACCACAGAGCTGCAGAATCCCTCTCTAAATATGGCATGGGGCCTACGCTGGAGGAAATCCGTCCACCTGATAACTCTTATCTGCTCCTGAAAGGGTAGCATGTAGTAAGCAACACTTTCAAGGGCAAACAGCAGcccaggtgtgggtgggtgtgcttcaGCAGGAAAGAGAGTAAGCGGGAAAAGATTAAGCATGCCTCCCTCATCTCACCCCAtggcattctctgtggtggcaccttgcCAATGGAGCTCCCTTCAGTCTGTGCTCATCGCAGATATATTTTAAGAAGTGACttcaaaccaggcatccccaaacttcggtcctctccagatgttttggactacaattcccatcatccctgcccactggtcctgttagctaaggatcatgggagttgtaggccaaaacatctggagggctgcagtttggggatgcctgctttaaaccataggtaggcaaactaaggcccaggggccggatcaggcccaatcgccttctaaatttggcCTGCGGagagtctgggaatcagcgtgtttttactagAATAGAATGCgtctctttatttaaaatgcatctctgggttatttgtggagcataggaattcgttcaccccccccaaaaaaatacagtccgcccccccacaaggtccgagggacagtggaccggccccctgctgaaaaagtttgctgacccctgctaaacCATTTTATCAGGCAAGAGTTTTGGACTCCCATGAGATATACCATTTCCTTGGAGTGCAATTTTATTGATATTATTGCAGCAGTTCTGGCCATGCTGACTTTGAGAGTTTAACTTCCGTTTTACTTCAGCGCAGCTGTTTCATCTGTTAATGTTTTTGCTCCCTGGGCTCCAAACTGAATGATGGGCAAGATATAAAGGTCTTGTGTAAttgcgttgttttttttttttaaactgtgttGACTTTCTTTCTCACAAAGTTGCTTCTTTCTCGTTCTATCATTTATTCATTCTACCGGTAAGTCTGCCTGTGAGCCTGCTACAACCATTACTGCTCCCACAGCAGGCAGTAATTGGCGTTTGGATGAAAATGTTCCAGAGATCCTGTCAAACAccattaataatttttaaaactctctctctctctctctctctctctctctctctctctctctctctctctctctctctctctctctttccatagctgtcaagttctcccttttttaaagcgaaattcccttatgctgaataggcttcctcgcgagaaaagggaaaacttgacagctatgctctctctctctctctctctctctctctcacacacacacacacacacacagagagagatactgTAGCTGTCACATCCAGACTGTTTAAAGCACACGGAttctcccaaggaatcctgggaactgtagtttgttcctTACAGAGAAGTCCCAACAAACTGCGGTTCTCAGGAtactttggggggaaatcatgtgctttaaatgtacagtgtggatgtgaccagagTCTCACTCAAGTCACTGCAGAAAGTTGAGCGAAATGCTACCGGTAGTCCCAAGCAGCTACTCTGAACCTGGAGGGTTACTTCAGCATCAGAGCCAAACTTTTTTGGGTTGCGTTTAAACACTGCCAAGCTcgttcctttccctttccctcctcctgcccaaCAATTCCTCTCTCGTTAGATCTCTCCCTCTCCGACAGGGGGGCGCCCACTTTAGCATTCGCTATGTCGGAGAGATACAGGTTAAAATCAGGAGGAGAGCGCAATGgcgcatggggtgggggtggggaggcggttAAATTTGTGGATTTCCCGCAAGTTACCACCTCGCCTTTGGATGGGGCGCTGCGATCCACTCACCAGGACAGACGCGCCAATCAGCGTGGCGTGAATGATTCGCAACTTGGCCGGGTGCTCGACTCCAGGAGGGATCTCCGAGTTGGCGTAATCGAAATAAATGCTTCCCAGAACAAGCAGGAGGAACGCTGCCAAGAGGGCAGCCACCAGCAGCACCAGAAACGCGTGCAGGAAGCCCATGTCGCTGCGGCTCGGAAGAGCGCCTGCTCTCGCCCTTGGATTTTCCTCCTCACCGAACTTGGTTTGGGCTGTAGATTATTTCCTGCTTTCTCCCGTGGCTGCGATACTCAGGTTGCCGGCAGCTGAAAGGAGCGTCCCTAATCCCCTCCCACGCGCGGGAGGGAACGAAAGGCAAGCCCAGGTGCCTTCCGAGAAGCAGAGAGACCGACCGAAGCCTCGCATGATTCGATTGCCACCCCCAGAAATTTaaactccccctcctctttcccatGCAAGCCGAGCAGAGGAAGGTGTTGTTGCGCGTGCAAAGAAAGAACCAGCGAAAGATTTCCGCGTCCTCAAAGTTGCTGAACAGGTTAACAGACTATTGAGACACCCGACCAGGAAGCGCTGCAGAAGGCACGGCAAAGTGATACTAACTTAGGCTCAGGACCTGGCCTAGCCAAGTATTTCGCCTCTGTTGCACCTCATTGCGTGGAGAGAATGATTAAATCTAGGAGTCTCCACAGCTccagcagaggtggagaacctctggctcTCCAAGTGCAATTGGatcacaaccatagctgccaagttttcccttttctcgcgaggaagcctattcagcataagggaatttcccttaaaaaagggagaacttggcagctatgatcacaaCCCAGATTTTTTGTCCAGGATGAAGGCTCCAGAGGGCCGCCATTgaagctcccagcctgtgtgtgtgtgtgtgtgtgcgtgcgtgcataaACGCGCGTGGGGTGGGTGCGTGCCAAACTGGCTCTTTGACTCctgtgaaataaagcctagttttgcccctgctagttgggactgatgggagttggagttcaggtTGCCCACTCCTGTCATGAAGGATGCCTTGTTGAAGAAGAACTGGTACAGCTCCAAGCCTCACCTCATCAACTTTTTGCAATGCTTGAAATGTACAAAAGCACAAGCAACTACTTTGGTCCTTGCAACAAATTGGGAGTTGTGGGTGGGTTTTGAACCAAGGATCAGAGGCTACACAATCATTTTCTGAAACTAaactctctctctatttctctctctctctgtgtgtaggaaGACAGGATCACAATCACTGGTCAAGCCCTCAGTACTTTCAGAATgtgtgtagggttttttttaaaaaaagaaagtatgcACAAACAGAAGCCGATTTTGGTGCGACTGGCTCTGCTGCACTGGGAGCCAACACTAGAGGGCGCTGCAGGGCTTCAAAACTATAATGCAGTGAAGGGAGCAGAACAGAAGACGAGAGGCAATGGGGGTGCTGAATTTTAGCTTTGCacaaggtgctgctgaaattttaaagaaCAAAGTCCGCCACTGGCACAAATGTGTGTTGAAGGAGGGGGAGACTGGTGGGCACAGTCCTGTCCCCTATATGTGTGTTTAGTAAACCACTCCATAAGTTCTCTTAAGAAGTCTTATCATAGCATAAGAGTTCCCCAGGGCTGCTGAAATTCAGAGAGACATATTCTGGGCCCTGCTACCAACAGCCTTGTGACCCAGGGGCACTGATTTcttttagttgtttatttcttatgCTGCTTCTCATTCCAATGAatcacaaagcagcttacaaacaataaataacaagaaCAACACAAATGCAGCACAAATCATACAGAACAATTAACGGCATGAGTAAGGCAATTGCCACCCATAGAGCACCGtcgatgaaacaacaacaaaaaaataagctaaacagcaCAATTGCAACAAGTCAAATTATAGGATCCACAAAGTACTATGGCATTCATAATTTGTAAAACAACAGCCAGAAATAAACCAAGTGCTGCCAAATTCATACACATACGCTCCCCATCCCCATGATTCAAAATCTTTCATTTGGTTCATTAAAAGACACATTCACATATTGCCCgtggccagtggcggagcttcattctccggcaccaggggtggagagcagacAGGGGCGGGGCTAGCGCGTGTTCTGGGGCATGGCGCGCCCCACGTAGGGGCggggcgcgcgttctgggggcagggaccaCTGCCTGTGGGGGCGGAGTGCCCAGCTCGGGGGGTGCAGCCATGATGGTCCCCTCAGGATCACGCTGCCCATGGGCggagcgcccctatcgcccctcccttcctacgcccctgcccatGGCAGCAAGACTGTCCAAAAGTTTCTTTGGACCGGAGGTGAGCAGCTGAGCCTCTTCTTCCCAGAAAAACATCATGGCAGAGTATaaacccagtggcggagcttcatgctccagcactggggggtggggtggagagcaggtgggtgCGCTGCCTGCAGTATATATCCTTATATATACTAGTAACTATATattatacataatacataattgCTTTCTGTACATATTATTATTCACCATACGAGTATTATTTAAGTACTTTATCCTATTAATCTGATTCTAGAACGTTTATTATATATTGTGCATATATGTATAACCTCATGGATATCCATTAATCACTACCCTTCTTTATCTTACATTCAGACATtacctgaaatatttctcttcaACACGGAAGTGTATTTTATACCCGGTTATTTATTGATCTGGCTTCTCACGTGAGAATCATCAACCCCTGTCTGTAAGGCCCCTCTCCCTAGTATTACGTCCATAACTTGAGGTTGCACCACTTTCTCACCttttccaaggcctctggttAATGGGTTAGTTACCCTCTTACCCTTGCTCATAGCATAACTGGTTTTCCTGGAggctggtattttttatttctctttcccttcagaCCACATCTCAAGTGCTCCTACCGATCCGATTTCTAGCCTGGAGTAACAGTGCAATGGACTTCGTGCAAGCTATGGCACTCtgccgggatcacgctgccgggggcggtgtgctccccccacattcctcttcctctgccagtgtagAAACCAACCCTTCTTGCATCCACTGCGTAGTGAAGAGACAGCTGCTCCCaatgcttgctttcctcttccctcctcattcctttATCCTTTTATATCACATTTTTAAGGTtgcaagcttgcaagcaggagctgtcttatttttaaatatctgtagaGGATGTTTTACAATAAGAAAAGTATCCCTTCATCTCTGCGTTACTCATaacttctgccattgtttaaaaccacCACCTGAAGCAGAAATGGTGTGAAGTGCAGTTAAAAATATGGGAGAAGCCAAAATGAGCAGATCCTTTCATCTCTACTCAAAGATAAATAAGATAGTTGCTGTTGATCAAAAGAAGTCAGAGATacaaataatgttttttttatttttattttttaaaatgctcacaAGTCTTTTAGAAATGTTATAATGCTGTCTACCCCCTTTTTCCCAGAAGGAAAGGATAGAAATCCATCAAATAGACTTATCACCCCATGAAATCCATTTTCAATGTGGTACCAGGTGACCGGTACCCTATTGTCCTCCAGTCTTTTCTTGTAGAGGATGCCATCGTCCCGTAGAACATCATACTCACAAGTTACAATGCATGTTTTTGGAAGCTGGCCGACCACAACGTCATCTACCATGAGCGGAGAGAAAGTTGGCTCTAGCGCTTGCTTCACCACTTCGTAGATGTTGTCCTCATAGGAAGCGGCCGTAGGTGGTTTGTAGCCTCTGACCTTAAACTCATTGGGGATGTTCTCCGAGCTGATCCACTTCCCAAATCTCATCCTTATGTCTCTGGGAACATGGCAGCCCTGCATAACGCTTTCTAACACCGACAAGTCCTTATTGAGATACCGCAAGGCAGCGCCAACGACATGCTCCCGGTACAAGATGGGGACGGCTCGGTTTTGCTGGTATGAAGGCAGGTTGAAATCTAGCGCTTGGAGGCCGGGATAGATCAGAATCTGAGCAAGCGGCCGTGGGATGCCAGATCTGGTCACTAATGCTTGGCAGACAGAGGCGGCAAGATTCCCTCCGACGCTGTCTCCGCTGATGACGATACAGGCTGGGTCGACCCCATAGTCTTTGGCGgttttcataaaatgtatgctGGCAGTCAGGCAGTCCTTAAACTGGGATGGATATTTCTCCTCAGGGGCCAAATGATACCTGGGATATGATTTATTTGTATATAAGACAAATCTGGCCAAAATAACCAAGCCAAAATAACAGCACAATAGGATCAcatcttacacacatttaactcaCATGATTTCAACCATATGTGGCTCATaatcaggcagaggcaaactcagcctattgttttgggactacaagtcccatgatccctagctaacaggaccagtggtcagagatgatgggaattgtggtcccaaaacatctggagggccgagtttgcctgctCATAATGAAAGGTTGCAGCCAGCTAGGTCCTGCTCTGAGTAGACCTATTACAATTAAAACGCCTAAGTTACTCATGGTCATTAACattaatgggcctactctgaataGGATACAACCCCAAACTCATAGCCATTTCCCCATCAGGCACTGCAATCTAAATTAACTTTGCATTGGGCTGGGTGTGTTTCAGTTGGGAAGAGGTAGCCTTCTGCTGGGCTCCACCATTAAGTGATGCCAATTGGGAACTCTACATTCTGCCCACTGAATGTGTGACCAGGCAGGTGCCAGTGGCGGAATCCCTTCTTCGCTGCAGCGTTTAGCCAATTCAGCAGTATAACGCTATTAGTCAGTTCCCAGGGTCTGTTTACTTACCCGACAGAAAGCACCACCGAATCACTTTCTTTGGCAATGTAGCGGCAAAGGTGGTCATAGGAATCTGGAAACACAAGATGTATGGGCCATGTTAGAAGAGTTCTAGAGGCTGTCTAATCTTGGCAGAATGTTGGGGTTAATACAGGTGTTATGAAGGCAAATTATTCCAATTAGAACAACCAAAGCAACAAacatgtttgtttctttgtttcaaagtttcaaaatcatagaattgtagagttgggctcatctagtccaaccccagcaatgcaggaatcttatctTTTGTTCAACATGGAACTCACAACTCTAAGGTTAAGAATTTAatgatctaccaactgagctaaatcTGATTCACCTTTGGTCTTTGTGCACCTGAGCCCTTTAAGATTATTCATTTATAGCCCTTTATGAGGAAACTAACAAACCATCTTAGAGTGCTCAGATACACAAGGACCATTCcacgcaccccacccccaccccaaactgtaTGTTATGCgtttttcagtacagtggtacttaattcgttccgggggtccgttcttaacctgaaaatgttcttaacctgaggtcatagctgccaagttttcccttttctcgcgaggaagcctattcagcataagggaaaatccttttaaaaaagggataacttggcagctatgcctgaggtaccactttagctaatggagccgctgcggcacaatttctgttcttatcctgaagtaaagttcttaacccgaggtactatttctgggttagcggagtctgtaacctgaagcgtctgtaacctgaagcgtctgtaatccgaggtaccactgtacactagaATGaacgttccccacataaaaggggaggcgcattttgcgtggtcgcgcacagccccctgggatccctgaggcagccctggaagttcggaggccggcactgccttcccgggctggatactggtggtccccgcccacgcagttacctgtccaacccagctcggggaggcgttgccggagggattggccaggtaggaggaggtaaccttacctcgaacacggctgaagcagagtcattcccgggaagcagtcgacggctcctgagctcccccaccctccactcccaagaattaatgattgcattacaggttattttcttgCACAGGcatacacgcacgcaggcgctgctacgacaaggctgctgttgaagggccggaatggaatttccctgcattggcaggtttcgcctttcccgtagcaatttgtcactaCTTTGGCGGGTGCAGgacttgggcggaatcctttagtcatctacataaatggggggcatggggcagtgcccccctgcccccattgcggcggcgataacagggttcctgtaaatggggctaggggggaggcattgaccatacgcaataggctgtcattgccctccccctccagcggcggcgatcgaggggggtgggctatctgcttgaacatatgttctccagagctagcccaacccccacacatgctggatgaCCCtaaaattacccagatccccggctgggggctgggaaggatatacacccaatgcttgagccaaggtctccctgcatctgaattttaataaagttgtggccaattttaatcccatagaacgtggtcttgtgtcat includes:
- the LOC118087413 gene encoding arylacetamide deacetylase-like 4, producing MLLNFDFFVILLQILIIPFAMLITWAIYCDLSKSEIPPGIDQPMKLRILNWLMILSSFLGKILENLHLCTEIHFIRYTQEGKRMGEDPKLDIKDLVFEDIPVRVYQPRGPRERRGVIYFHGGAWVFGSINSYDHLCRYIAKESDSVVLSVGYHLAPEEKYPSQFKDCLTASIHFMKTAKDYGVDPACIVISGDSVGGNLAASVCQALVTRSGIPRPLAQILIYPGLQALDFNLPSYQQNRAVPILYREHVVGAALRYLNKDLSVLESVMQGCHVPRDIRMRFGKWISSENIPNEFKVRGYKPPTAASYEDNIYEVVKQALEPTFSPLMVDDVVVGQLPKTCIVTCEYDVLRDDGILYKKRLEDNRVPVTWYHIENGFHGVISLFDGFLSFPSGKKGVDSIITFLKDL